ACGTGCGCAGACGAGCCTTCCTGACCATCCAGACGAAGTGCGATAGGACCGTAGGCGGTCAGGATCTTGGTGATGCCGAGCTCGTCATCGACGGCGAGTGCGTCGCGCTCGGCAACCAGCACGGCACGCGCGGCGATCGCCTGGGCGAGCATTGGCTGGCTCAGTTCAGCTCGCGACTCCTCCACGGCGATCAATTCCACCTGGCGCGCGATAAGTTGGCCGATGGTCTGGCAGGCCACTTCGTATTCGACGGATACCATCTGCGTCCTCAATTTTCGTCGGATTGATTGGTTAGTAGATCGGGCTGGATCAGAAACCGCGCCGGGTCGTCACCCAGCCAGACTGGCTGGCGACCCTTCCCTGTCCATGTTTTGCCTGAGATCGGATCGCGATACATGGGTGTGTTCGACACTCGAGTCGAACGGCGCTTCGCGGCCTTCTCATGCAGGTCGTCGACACCGATATCAAGATCCTTCATCAGATCCCGAATCTGCACGATTGCAGCATCGCGCTCCGCCTTTCGTGCGATGGCAATGCGAGCATCGAGCGCTTCCAATTCCGCGAGGAGAGACAGGTAACCTTTTGTCGTCATGTTTATCGCTGTAGTTAACGTCTGTTTGAGCTCACCTACTGCTTCACAAGGAGAGGAACGCCGCAATTTTTCGTGCGGGTCACCCTCATGCGCGCCATTTTACGGTTGCGTCAGTGTGCGCTTGCAGCGCATGGATTCCAGGTCGAGTCGCGCGCGCAGATGTCGATGCTGCCCCGCCTGCAGCCGCGGTGCTTCTACGATCTTGTCATTGAGGTGGCCATCGTCCGGCCTGGCCCGGTACAGGGTGGCATGGTCCATCCGTTCCTGCGGCGCCGCCAGGGCGAGGAGCCAGTCACCTACCCTTCGCCTGACGTCGAGAAGGCATTGAAGCGCACGCTCGGCGTGCCGATCTTCCAGGAGCAAGTGATGCAGGTTGCGATGCTCGCGGCCGGCTTCTCTGCCGGCGAAGCAGACCAGCTACGCCGCGCGATGGCTGCCTGGAAGCGCAAGGGCGGCCTGGAGCCCTACCACGAGCGGCTGGTCGACGGGATGCTCGCTCGCGGATACGACCGAGATTTCGCCGAGGCCATCTTCGCGCAGATCAAGGGCTTCGGCGACTACGGCTTTCCGGAGAGCCACGCGGCCAGTTTTGCCTTGCTCGTCTACGCCAGCGCCTGGCTGCGCAGGCACGAACCAGCCGTCTTCCTCGCCGCGTTGCTGAACAGCCAGCCGATGGGCTTCTACACGCCCTCGCAACTGCTGCAGGATGCCAAGCGTCGCGACGTGTGCGTGTTGCCGGTCGACGTGGCCGTCAGCACGTGGGATTCGGTGCTCGAAGGTGCGACGACGGCATCTCCCGTGCGCTTGGGCATGTCCCTCGTGAGCGGGATGCGAGAGGAAGCTGCGGCGCGTATCGAGCTGGCGCGCGCCGTGCGGCCGTTCGTCGACGTCGCGGATCTCGCCAGGCGGGCCGCGCTCGATCGGCACGACCTGCAGGTGCTCGCCCGGGCGGGAGCGTTGCGCTCCCTAGCCGGCAACAATCGACGCGACGCCATGTGGCTTGCTGCTGCCGCCGTGCCAGACCGCGGCATCCTGCGCGGCACCGAGCGCGACGACGCGGCGCCTGCCCTTGTACAGGCCTCAGAGGGGCACGAGATCCTGACCGACTACCGCGCGATGGGCTTCACGCTCGGCCGCCATCCGCTCGAGCTCCTGCGAGATCGGCTGCGGTCCGATCGGCTGCTGCCGGCGGCCGAGCTCTCGCAGCTGCGCAACGGCCAGTTCGCGCGGGCGTGCGGGATCGTCACGGTGCGGCAACGGCCAGGCACGGCGAAGGGCGTGCTGTTCATCACGTTGGAAGACGAGACTGGCCAGACCAACGTGATCGTTTGGCCGACATTGCTCGAGCAATATCGCCGCGAAGCGCTTGGCGCGTCATTGCTGGCCGTCTACGGGATCTGGCAGACAGACGGCCAGGTCGAGCACCTGGTTGCCAAGCGTCTGGTGGATCGGACTGAGCTGCTCGGCGCGTTGCGCGTCGAGTCGCACGATTTTCATTGAACGATGTCCGACGGAGAACGAACCATGAATCGGGAACAGCGTGAAGAGGCCTCACGTCGATGGGTGCAGGCTGCAGCGCAAACAGCGGAAGCCCAGGCAATGATCGCGCTCGGCTGGCAAGTGGTAAGAGGCCAGTTCAAAAACCCTGCTCAGCTCGTCTGAAGATGTTCCAACAGATGAGCGAGCAGCCAAGTTTGAGGAATGCTTCGTGAATGTAGGCACGTCGCTCGAAGCGAGTGCGTAGGCGCCGGAAATTGTGTAGCCAGGAATGCGTACGTTCGACCACCCAACGATACTTGCCCAGACCACTGCCATGCTCGGTCCGGCGCTTGGCGATCACGGGCTTGATACCGCGTTCGCGCAACGCGCGACGATGTCGGGTGGAATCGTAGCCGCGATCGGCGTAGACGACGCCGGGCTTCTGAAGCGCTCGGCCACGAACGCCGCGAATGGGTGGAATCGCATCAACGAGCGGCAGCAACTGCGTGACGTCGTTGGTGTTCGCGCCAGTCAGGATCGCAACGAGAGGAACGCCGTTGGCGTCTACGAGGACGTGGTGCTTGGAACCGGGTCGCGCGCGATCGGTGGGGTTCGGGCCAGTTTTTCGCCCGCCCCAACGGCGCGCACGGACGACGAATCGACCGCAGCGTATGACAGATCGATTTGGCCGGCCGCACGCAACTTGTCGAGAAGCAACTCGTGCAGTTGGTCCCATACACCAGCCTTTTGCCAGTCGCTCAATCGCCGCCAGCATGTGGCGCCCGAGCCAAAGCCCAGACGAGTCGGCAAGTGGTTCCAACGAATTCCCGTTTTGAACACGAACAGGATGCCGTTGAGAGCCGCACGGTCGGACACGCGCGGGCGACCAGGATCGCTCTTCGCTCGAAGCTTCGCAGGTGGCAGCAATGGTTCGATCAGTATCCACAGTTCGTCGTCAATGATTGGCGCTTCCATCCTTGGACTTCCGTTGTTCTGATGCCCAAGGTTAACAGCTTGCCGAGGAAGTAAACAGCCCCTCTCGGGAGTTTTTGAACTGGCCTCTAAGTCCTTACGGTTATTCGCATTCAACTGGCTGGACGATCGAGGATATTCGCACCGACGGGAAGTGGGAGACGTTTTTGTGGAAAGGCAGACATATCCACGACCGATTCGAGACACCACTGGACGCAGCCACCCACCGCGCTGATTTTCTCGCTGCGTGATGATATGCAGATCGACGGCGCGCCCTCTCTTCTTCGGTATCGGACAAGTGTAGGTGTTCGGCATCCTGTACTCGACCGAATGCCAGCCAGCTAGATAAGGTGTGGCGCGATACACTACTCTCGTCCCTCGATAACCTCTGTTTCCTATGTCATCTTCATTTCAGCCGACTGCGGAGCAGGAGTTATGCGTCGCGACCGCGGCGACCGGCACGAACCTGAAGATCAAGGCTTTCGCCGGTGCCGGCAAGACTTCAACGTTGCAGCTCATTGCGGCCTCCCAGCACGCACGGAAGGGCAGCTATCTGGCCTTCAATCGCGATATCGCCGACTATGCACGTCGGAAATTTCCGTCCAACGTCACTTCGCGGACCGTCCACGCTGCCGCATATGCAGCAGCCTCGTCGAAGATACGCGCCCGGATGCAGCTCGCCACTGAGCCCTCACACGAACTCGCTGCTCGACTTGGGCTTAACCCCGTCCGCGTGAGACGTGTGGTGGGCGATCCGATCGAACTGACGCTGTTTGAACTCGGGCAGATGGTGGTGGAGGGCCTCGGCGCGTATTGTCGCTCGGCCGATGCGCAGCCCTCAATCTCGCACATTACTGTCGACGAGCGCATCGACGAACACGATGCCAACACACTGCGGCAATGGCTGTTACCTTCTGTCCAACGGCTATGGCATGAGAGCGCCGATCCCAATGGCCGAAGCGCAATTAGTCCCGACGTCACGCTCAAGCTCTGGGCGTTGGCCAAGCCCTACATCGCGTCGGACTTCATCTTGTTCGACGAAGCACAGGACAGCGACGGCGTGATGCTGTCAGTTCTAGAGCGACAGCGCCACGCTCAAATCATCTATGTCGGTGACCCCTACCAACAGATCTACGAATGGCGAGGCGCCGTCAATGCGATGGAGAAAATATCGGCGCCCGAGTGCGCCCTGACCGAATCCTTTCGGTTCGGTACGACGGTGGCCGTACTCGCGAGTCGCCTTCTCGCCCTGATGGGCGAAACAACACCGCTTCGCGGTCAGGAAACGATCGGCACGGAACTCGTTGAAGACCCAACGATAGCTCCGCCCGTCGACGCCGTCCTGTGCCGCAAGAACGTGACGGCTGTTTGGCAATATGCGGTGGGCCTTGAGCTGGGACATCGTCCGACGATTCGGATGAGCCCTGCGGAGATCGAAGCCTTTGCCGACGCAGCAGACATGCTGCAGGCGGGACGACGTGCCTTCCGCCCTGCCGCGTTCTCGCTGTTCGAATCATGGGAAGACGCACGAGCCTTTTCGCGAAGTGCGATCGGTGTCGATCTGTTGCCGATAGTCGAACTGATTGATCAATGTGGCACGGACTATCTGCGCCGCGTTGCCCGCCATGCGGGAATGAACAGCTCGGGTGACTACGTCGTATCGACGATTCACCGCGCGAAGGGACTCGAGTACAAGAGGGTAAGGATCGCTAATGACTTCAACTTCAAGTTCGAGGAAGGACGTTTCTTGTTAGAGGACGACGAGATGCGATTGCTCTATGTGGCCATTACCCGGGCCAAGCATTTGCTTGATGTCGCATCTTTGCGGGACGACTTGGTGCGCCTCATCACTCAAAGGCGGTAGCTCACCCGCCGTTTGGCTACACGATTCGTCCTAGGTCACCAGCGTCTCCAGCCCCCGGGGGGCCAGGAAACCGGCCCCAACCCGACTGATCGCGGCAAGCTCGGATCGAAACGACACATCGTCGTAGATGCACGTGGCATTCCTCTGGCCGTCACGATCACGGGAGCCAACCGACACGATTCGATGGCATTCGAGTCCACGCTCGATGCCATTCCTGCCGTGCCGGGCCTGAATGGTCAGCCGCGCAAGCGGCCGACCAAACTGCACGCCGACAAAGGGTATGACTTCGCTCGTTGCGGGCGCTATCTGAGACAGCGCGGCATCAAGGCCCGTATTGCCCGCCGCGGTGTCGAAAGTCGCGAGCGACTTGGGCGGCATCGTTGGGTGGTCGAGCGCACCCATGCCTGGTTCGCGGGGTTCGGCAAGCTCCGGATTCGCTTCGAGCGGCGCCTCGATATTCATGCCGCCTTGCTTGTGCTGGCTGCCGCTGTCATCTGCGCGAGGTTCGTGGATGACTTGTGTTAGCGACTCTTATTGCGTTCTACGCTGACCGGCAGCACTCGCGTGTTGCTCCGCAAAGTCCGCGAGCGTGCGCAACGCGTCTCGTGCGGAGCGCAAATAGAACGACTGCAACTGGAACACGTGCCAGCGCCCCGCATGGACCTCGAGCGTGCAGCGCACGCCGCATGCGTTGGCGTGCGAGGCAAGCCGCAGTGAATCGGACAGCAATATCTCCTGAGCGCCCACCTGGACCATCATCGGCGGCAGGCCGCACAGATCGGTATCGAGCGGTCCGCCAGCGGCTGCAGGATCGGGACCGTGATACCAGCGCAGGCCTTGCTCCAGCCAGCCGCGACGGATCATCGGATCGTGGCCGCTGCGCGTCGAGAGCGTTTCGCCGCCGAGTGCCGCGTCGGTGACTGGCGAGATCAGCGCGAGCGCGGCGGGCATGGCCTTGCCGCGCTCGCGCAGCGCCGCCGCCAAGGCCAGCGCGAGCGCGCCACCTGCCGAATCGCCCGCGACGACGATGCGCTCCGGCGCATAACCTTGCGCGCGCATCGTTGCATAGGCGTCCAGCGCGTCGTCGAGTGCCGCCGGATGCGGGTGCTCCGGCGCGAGCCGGTAGTCGGGCACCCAAACCGCCATGCCCGATTCGTGGGCGAGCCGCGTCGTCACGCTGCGGTGCGTGCCCGGGCCTCCGAGGCAGAATGCGCCGCCGTGCAGATAGAGGATCGCGCCGCCGGTATCCCCGCGTTTGGGCGCGACCACCTCCGTATATACGCCGCCCGCGGGCGTGCGATAACGGATCACGCCGCCAACGCCAGGCATCAGCAGCGACAGCATCCCGACGATGCGCCGCTGGCAGACGACGCCGAATGGCGGTCCGATCAGCGAGCGGAAGCCGAATCGCAGAAAGCCACGCAGGAAGCTCGCGTTGAGTTTTTCCAGCATGCTGGCGGGCTCGGCAACGGCGACCCCGGCCGCCTGTCCGGCGAGTCCCGGCAACACCGTCGAGAACCGGTAGGCGGCGAGCCCAGAGAAGCGCGTGAGCCAGCGGTACGAGAGTGTGAAGCCCGGCCAGTTGGTACTGTTGTGTCCGGACGCATCGACGTACCAGCTCTTGCAGCCATTCCATACCGAATCAGTGAGGCGCTGCTGCACGTGCAGATTGAATCGCCGGTAGCGGCGCGGATCGACGTCGATCGCGCTTGCCCCCGAACGCTGCATCGCGCGCACGCAGCGCATCACATGGGCGATCTGGCTTTCGAGCATGTAGACGATCGAATTATGGCCGAGGTTGGTATTCGGGCCGTACAGCATGAAGAAGTTGGGAAAGCCTGGCACGGTCATGCCGAGCCAGGCCTGCGCGCCGCGCCGCCAGACCTCGTTTAGGTCGAGTCCGCTGCGCCCCGAGATGCGCATTGGCGAGAGGAATTCGGTGGCAGCAAACCCCGTGCCATAGACGATCGCGTCGACCTCGTGAAGTGTGCCATCAGTGGTCTCGACCCCGTGCCCGGTGACGCGCCGAATACCTTGCGTGACGAGTTCGACGTTGTCCCGACTCATCGCCGCAAGATAGTCACTCGACAGCAGGATTCGCTTGCACCCGATCGGATAGTCGGGCGTGAGCCGTTTGCGCAGAGCCGCGTCGGGAACCTGCTGGGTCAGCAACTTGCGGAATGGCCGGCCGACCGCAAATTTCATCAGCCCATTCAGACGCGTGAATGCGATCGCACGCGACTCGTAGCGCAGGTAGATCGCAGCGCGATGCAGTTTCATCGCCCACGGCAATCTGCGGAACAGCGCACGTTGCCATGGGCTGTACTCACGGTCCGCGCGCGGCATCAGGTAGGCGGGTGAACGCTGGAACACCGTGAGCGACTGCACGGTATCGGCGATTGCGGGCACGAACTGGATCGCGGACGCGCCGGTGCCGATAACCGCGACGCGCTTTCCGGCGAGCGAATACTCGTGATCCCAGTGTGCGGAATGAAACGCGCGGCCACGGAACGTGTCGATGCCGGGCAGGTTCGGCAACGCCGGCCGGCTCAACTGGCCCGTACCGCTGATCAGCAACGCCGCGCTAAGCGTCGAGCCGTCTGACAACGTCAAGCGCCATAGCGCATGGGGCTCGTCGTAGCGTGCATGCGTGACCTCCGCATGAAAGCGCAGATACCGATCGAGTCCGTATTTGGCCGCACAACGCCGCAGGTACGCGTAAATCTCCGGCTGCCGCGCGAACGTTCGCGTCCATTCGGGATTCGGTTCAAACGAGAACGAGTAGAGATGCGAGGGCACGTCACATGCCGCGCCGGGATAGCTGTTGTCACGCCATACGCCGCCCACGTCATGCGAGCGCTCAAGAATCAGGAAGTCATCGATGCCCGCACGCTTGAGCGCGACGCCCATGCCGATGCCGGCAAAGCCCGCGCCTATGACGATGGCGGCCAGTGGTTCTGTGCTGCCGCTCATGACGGTCGAGTCAGGCGATTGCATGGCGGGTCTCCTCGGGGTAGGTGTGGGGCGCGTCGGCAGCGCGGGGTTCGGTATGGGCTGCGGTGCGTGCATCGGTAAACAGCGCACCCACGCGACTAACGCCGCGTATCAGATCGACCGCTTTCTCCGCGATCATGATCGTAGGCGCGTTGGTGTTGCCGCCGATCAGCGTCGGCATCACGGACGCGTCGACGATGCGCAACCCTTCCAGCCCGCGTACGCGCAATTGAGGATCGACCACGGCGAGCGCGTCTTGTCCCATCCGGCACGTGCCGACCGGGTGATACACGGTGTCGGTGCGTTGCCGGAGCACGTCGCGGATCTCGTCGTAGGTGCTCGCGTGCTTGGTAAATGCATCGCGCGTCGTCCACTGCGCAAGCGCGGGCGCTTGCATGAGCCGGCGCGTGAGCTTGAAGGCG
This genomic window from Burkholderia glumae LMG 2196 = ATCC 33617 contains:
- a CDS encoding H-NS histone family protein is translated as MTTKGYLSLLAELEALDARIAIARKAERDAAIVQIRDLMKDLDIGVDDLHEKAAKRRSTRVSNTPMYRDPISGKTWTGKGRQPVWLGDDPARFLIQPDLLTNQSDEN
- a CDS encoding IS5-like element ISBugl2 family transposase (programmed frameshift), which translates into the protein MEAPIIDDELWILIEPLLPPAKLRAKSDPGRPRVSDRAALNGILFVFKTGIRWNHLPTRLGFGSGATCWRRLSDWQKAGVWDQLHELLLDKLRAAGQIDLSYAAVDSSSVRAVGAGGKTGPNPTDRARPGSKHHVLVDANGVPLVAILTGANTNDVTQLLPLVDAIPPIRGVRGRALQKPGVVYADRGYDSTRHRRALRERGIKPVIAKRRTEHGSGLGKYRWVVERTHSWLHNFRRLRTRFERRAYIHEAFLKLGCSLICWNIFRRAEQGF
- a CDS encoding 3'-5' exonuclease, producing MSSSFQPTAEQELCVATAATGTNLKIKAFAGAGKTSTLQLIAASQHARKGSYLAFNRDIADYARRKFPSNVTSRTVHAAAYAAASSKIRARMQLATEPSHELAARLGLNPVRVRRVVGDPIELTLFELGQMVVEGLGAYCRSADAQPSISHITVDERIDEHDANTLRQWLLPSVQRLWHESADPNGRSAISPDVTLKLWALAKPYIASDFILFDEAQDSDGVMLSVLERQRHAQIIYVGDPYQQIYEWRGAVNAMEKISAPECALTESFRFGTTVAVLASRLLALMGETTPLRGQETIGTELVEDPTIAPPVDAVLCRKNVTAVWQYAVGLELGHRPTIRMSPAEIEAFADAADMLQAGRRAFRPAAFSLFESWEDARAFSRSAIGVDLLPIVELIDQCGTDYLRRVARHAGMNSSGDYVVSTIHRAKGLEYKRVRIANDFNFKFEEGRFLLEDDEMRLLYVAITRAKHLLDVASLRDDLVRLITQRR
- a CDS encoding flavin-containing monooxygenase; translation: MQSPDSTVMSGSTEPLAAIVIGAGFAGIGMGVALKRAGIDDFLILERSHDVGGVWRDNSYPGAACDVPSHLYSFSFEPNPEWTRTFARQPEIYAYLRRCAAKYGLDRYLRFHAEVTHARYDEPHALWRLTLSDGSTLSAALLISGTGQLSRPALPNLPGIDTFRGRAFHSAHWDHEYSLAGKRVAVIGTGASAIQFVPAIADTVQSLTVFQRSPAYLMPRADREYSPWQRALFRRLPWAMKLHRAAIYLRYESRAIAFTRLNGLMKFAVGRPFRKLLTQQVPDAALRKRLTPDYPIGCKRILLSSDYLAAMSRDNVELVTQGIRRVTGHGVETTDGTLHEVDAIVYGTGFAATEFLSPMRISGRSGLDLNEVWRRGAQAWLGMTVPGFPNFFMLYGPNTNLGHNSIVYMLESQIAHVMRCVRAMQRSGASAIDVDPRRYRRFNLHVQQRLTDSVWNGCKSWYVDASGHNSTNWPGFTLSYRWLTRFSGLAAYRFSTVLPGLAGQAAGVAVAEPASMLEKLNASFLRGFLRFGFRSLIGPPFGVVCQRRIVGMLSLLMPGVGGVIRYRTPAGGVYTEVVAPKRGDTGGAILYLHGGAFCLGGPGTHRSVTTRLAHESGMAVWVPDYRLAPEHPHPAALDDALDAYATMRAQGYAPERIVVAGDSAGGALALALAAALRERGKAMPAALALISPVTDAALGGETLSTRSGHDPMIRRGWLEQGLRWYHGPDPAAAGGPLDTDLCGLPPMMVQVGAQEILLSDSLRLASHANACGVRCTLEVHAGRWHVFQLQSFYLRSARDALRTLADFAEQHASAAGQRRTQ